The Nitrospirota bacterium DNA window AGCTGAGATCAAAAAAGAAGAGTCGGCCGTAAACCTGAAGCAGCCTGTTCCTGAAGGCACTGCTGTGAATACAGCATATACACAAAAACAGGATGCTATAAAAAAAGAAAATATCATAGTCAATAAAGACAGAAAACAAATTGATATCGAAAAGGCATCGTCTGTGTCCCCTTCTTTATCAGAGGAGAAAGACAGAACTGAGAGCAATTCCCGGCCTGAACCTTCTGATAAGGTGGTTGAGTTCAGCGAACTGCCCCTGAATATAAGGCAGAGCCTCCCGGATATTTCTATCTCAGCCCATATATATTCAAATAACCCGCCATCAAGGCTGGTGAACATTAACGGCAGTATTATTCATGAAGGCGATAATATCACTCCTGAGCTTGGGGTAGATGAAATCACCATGAATGGTGTAATATTGAAATATCGAGGATATCGCTTCAGCATGCGGGGGCTTTAGAATTCATGAAAGAACGAAGAAAGAGCAAAAGAATAACTGACGGATTTGAAGGTGAACTCCTGTGCTGCGACAGCAGCTACCCCGGGATGATCCTTAACCTTTCAGAACACGGTCTTCACTTTGTAACCGCTACGGTCAAACACGTCAAGGACTTTACCAAAGAGACCATTGTGGAGATATTCCTCAGGATGCCTTCATCAAAGCCCATCAACCTGGTCTGCAGGGTAATATGGTTCAGCGATAAGGCAACTAATCATGGAGAAACATTCACACTTGGACTGGAACTGATCAACCCGCCTCAGCAATACACAGAGTTTGCAGTATCGCTAAAATAGACTATCTGCCTTGCAGCAAATTCATGCTACTTTTTAGCCGGTCCTCTTTTTATCTTATGGCATTTAAGGC harbors:
- a CDS encoding general secretion pathway protein GspB, producing MSFILDGLKKLEENRNRDAVPNLLTVHTPEFQITKKRPAWPYYILAVLLLNALLISIWLGIWTPQKQAQVKEAEIKKEESAVNLKQPVPEGTAVNTAYTQKQDAIKKENIIVNKDRKQIDIEKASSVSPSLSEEKDRTESNSRPEPSDKVVEFSELPLNIRQSLPDISISAHIYSNNPPSRLVNINGSIIHEGDNITPELGVDEITMNGVILKYRGYRFSMRGL
- a CDS encoding PilZ domain-containing protein, whose product is MKERRKSKRITDGFEGELLCCDSSYPGMILNLSEHGLHFVTATVKHVKDFTKETIVEIFLRMPSSKPINLVCRVIWFSDKATNHGETFTLGLELINPPQQYTEFAVSLK